In Lysinibacillus sp. FSL M8-0337, the following proteins share a genomic window:
- the atpG gene encoding ATP synthase F1 subunit gamma — translation MVNLREIKGRINSTKSTKQITKAMQMVSSSKLRRAEQNAKAYVPYMEKIQDVVGAIASGTKDSGHPMLTARPVKRTAYLVIGSDRGLAGAYNSSILRQVQRTINERHKSKDEYVILAVGRVVRDYFVKRDHNVISSVVALPDQPSFADIKEIARNAVGMFIDGTYDELYMYYNHFVSAIANEVTEKKLLPLTDIAPASSNASYEFEPSGEAILEVLLPQYAESLVYGALLDGKASEHASRMTAMKNATDNASDLIGDLSLQYNRARQAAITQEITEIVGGAAALE, via the coding sequence GTGGTAAACTTACGCGAAATTAAAGGTCGTATTAATTCTACAAAGAGTACGAAACAAATTACGAAAGCGATGCAGATGGTTTCTTCTTCAAAGTTACGTCGTGCAGAGCAAAATGCTAAAGCTTACGTTCCTTACATGGAAAAAATTCAAGACGTAGTAGGCGCTATCGCATCAGGTACAAAAGACAGTGGACATCCAATGTTAACTGCTCGTCCTGTTAAGAGAACAGCTTACTTAGTCATTGGTTCTGACCGTGGTCTTGCAGGTGCTTACAACTCAAGTATCTTACGTCAAGTACAACGTACAATCAACGAGCGTCATAAATCAAAAGACGAATACGTGATTTTAGCAGTAGGTCGTGTTGTTCGTGATTACTTTGTGAAACGTGATCATAATGTTATTAGCAGTGTTGTTGCTCTTCCTGACCAACCATCATTCGCTGATATTAAAGAAATCGCTCGTAATGCTGTTGGTATGTTCATTGACGGTACGTATGATGAACTTTATATGTACTACAATCACTTTGTTAGTGCTATCGCTAACGAAGTGACAGAGAAAAAACTTCTTCCATTAACTGATATTGCACCTGCAAGCAGCAATGCTTCTTATGAATTCGAGCCATCTGGTGAGGCAATTCTTGAAGTATTACTTCCACAATATGCGGAAAGCCTTGTTTACGGCGCATTATTAGATGGAAAAGCAAGTGAACATGCTTCTCGTATGACTGCTATGAAAAATGCAACTGATAACGCATCTGATCTTATCGGAGATCTTTCATTGCAATATAACCGTGCACGTCAAGCAGCTATTACACAAGAAATTACAGAAATCGTTGGTGGGGCTGCAGCCTTAGAATAG
- the atpD gene encoding F0F1 ATP synthase subunit beta gives MNKGHVIQVMGPVVDVKFDNGQLPAIYNSLTVKIERPNEEPTTLALEVALHLGDDSVRTIAMSSTDGLQRGAEVTDSGKAISVPVGEVTLGRVFNVLGEVIDLGEEIPADARRDSIHREAPSFDQLSTSVEILETGIKVVDLLAPYIKGGKIGLFGGAGVGKTVLIQELINNIAQEHSGISVFAGVGERTREGNDLFYEMSDSGVIKQTAMVFGQMNEPPGARMRVALTGLTMAEYFRDEQGADVLLFIDNIFRFTQAGSEVSALLGRMPSAVGYQPTLATEMGKLQERITSTNKGSVTSIQAIYVPADDYTDPAPATTFAHLDATTNLERKLSEMGIYPAVDPLASTSRALSPEIVGAEHYAVATGVQRTIQRYRELQDIIAILGMDELSDEDKQTVERARRIQFFLSQNFHVAEQFTGQKGSYVPVKETVRSFKEILEGKHDHLPEDAFRLVGSIEEVVEKAKSMGVEV, from the coding sequence ATGAATAAAGGACATGTTATTCAAGTAATGGGTCCGGTTGTTGACGTAAAATTCGACAATGGCCAATTACCAGCAATCTATAACTCATTAACAGTTAAGATTGAACGTCCTAATGAAGAACCAACAACTCTTGCATTAGAAGTTGCACTTCATTTAGGTGATGATTCTGTTCGTACAATTGCAATGTCATCTACTGATGGCTTACAACGTGGAGCAGAAGTAACAGATTCAGGAAAAGCTATCTCAGTACCAGTTGGTGAAGTGACTCTTGGTCGTGTATTCAACGTATTAGGAGAAGTAATCGACTTAGGTGAAGAAATTCCAGCTGATGCACGTCGTGATTCAATTCACCGCGAAGCACCATCTTTCGATCAACTTTCAACTTCAGTTGAAATCCTTGAAACAGGTATCAAAGTAGTAGACTTATTAGCACCATACATTAAAGGTGGTAAAATCGGTCTATTCGGTGGTGCCGGTGTAGGTAAAACTGTATTAATCCAAGAATTAATCAATAACATCGCACAAGAGCACTCAGGTATCTCTGTATTCGCTGGTGTAGGTGAGCGTACTCGTGAAGGGAACGACTTATTCTACGAAATGAGCGATTCAGGCGTTATCAAGCAAACAGCGATGGTATTCGGTCAAATGAACGAGCCACCAGGTGCACGTATGCGTGTAGCTTTAACTGGTCTTACAATGGCAGAATACTTCCGTGATGAGCAAGGTGCAGACGTACTTTTATTCATCGACAATATCTTCCGTTTCACACAAGCAGGTTCTGAGGTTTCTGCCCTATTAGGTCGTATGCCTTCTGCGGTAGGTTACCAACCAACACTTGCAACTGAAATGGGTAAATTACAAGAACGTATCACATCTACTAACAAAGGATCTGTAACTTCTATTCAAGCGATCTATGTACCAGCCGATGACTATACTGACCCGGCTCCAGCTACAACTTTCGCCCACTTAGATGCAACTACTAACCTTGAGCGTAAATTATCTGAAATGGGTATCTACCCTGCGGTTGACCCATTAGCTTCGACTTCTCGTGCATTATCACCAGAAATCGTAGGCGCTGAGCACTACGCAGTAGCAACTGGCGTACAACGTACAATCCAACGTTACCGTGAATTACAAGATATCATTGCTATCTTAGGTATGGATGAGTTATCTGATGAAGATAAACAAACAGTTGAACGTGCTCGTCGTATTCAATTCTTCTTATCTCAAAACTTCCACGTTGCGGAACAATTCACTGGTCAAAAAGGTTCTTACGTTCCTGTTAAAGAAACGGTTCGTTCATTCAAGGAAATCCTTGAAGGTAAACACGATCACCTACCAGAAGATGCTTTCCGTTTAGTAGGTTCTATTGAAGAAGTAGTTGAAAAAGCGAAAAGCATGGGCGTAGAGGTTTAA
- a CDS encoding F0F1 ATP synthase subunit epsilon, which yields MKTVTVNIVTPDGPVYDSEVSMVIAKTTSGEIGVLAGHIPMVAPLAIGAVKLKKDNGSTEIVAVSGGFIEVRPEKISILAPSAEIADNIDVQRAKEAVKRAEGRIQSKQDNIDFKRADLALKRALNRINVHEGNI from the coding sequence ATGAAGACAGTTACAGTCAATATTGTCACTCCCGACGGCCCGGTATACGATTCTGAAGTATCAATGGTAATCGCGAAAACAACTTCAGGTGAGATTGGTGTTCTTGCCGGCCATATTCCAATGGTAGCTCCACTTGCAATTGGTGCAGTGAAGCTGAAAAAGGACAATGGTTCAACTGAGATTGTTGCTGTAAGCGGTGGTTTCATTGAAGTTCGTCCAGAAAAGATCTCAATTTTAGCACCTTCTGCTGAAATTGCTGATAATATCGATGTACAACGTGCTAAAGAAGCCGTTAAACGCGCTGAAGGACGAATTCAAAGCAAACAAGATAACATTGATTTCAAACGTGCTGACCTAGCATTAAAACGTGCGTTGAATCGTATCAACGTTCATGAGGGTAATATCTAA
- a CDS encoding DUF1146 family protein: MGIYEAVGQEALMGILSHLFFIAITFYALQAFMLEKLFKKNKVFQIQLIYILLSIAIGTAVSNFFLQVSSWSGKLPYLF, from the coding sequence GTGGGAATTTATGAAGCAGTAGGGCAAGAAGCTTTAATGGGCATTCTATCGCACCTCTTTTTTATTGCTATCACTTTTTACGCTTTGCAGGCCTTCATGCTAGAAAAATTATTTAAAAAAAATAAAGTATTTCAAATACAATTAATTTATATTTTGCTAAGTATTGCGATAGGGACAGCAGTCTCTAATTTCTTTCTACAAGTGTCAAGTTGGTCTGGAAAACTTCCTTACTTATTTTAA
- the murA gene encoding UDP-N-acetylglucosamine 1-carboxyvinyltransferase, producing MDKIIVTGGQKLQGKVRVEGAKNAVLPILAAALLASKGENVIKEVPNLADVYTINEVLKSLNADVTYIPEDNTVYIDATKELSSEAQFEYVSKMRASILVMGSLLARNGFARVALPGGCAIGSRPIELHLKGFEAMGAKISFGHGYVEAKVEGRLQGANVYLDFPSVGATENIMTAASLAKGTTVIENAAKEPEIVDLANFINSMGGRVIGAGTNTIRIEGVDTLYGAEHYIIPDRIEAGTFMVAAAITKGDVTIENAVPEHMTALIAKMREMGVEITELDEGIRVHVPQTLKAVDIKTMPHPGFPTDMQSQMMALMLTAEGTSIITETVFENRFMHVEEFRRMNAGAKIEGRSVFIEGPVNLQGAEVMATDLRAAAALILAGLVSEGITRVTKLHHLDRGYVDFHGKLASLGANIERVSTMDVTPKEKTTIELPAN from the coding sequence GTGGATAAAATTATAGTGACTGGCGGCCAAAAGCTACAGGGGAAAGTTCGTGTAGAGGGCGCAAAAAATGCAGTGTTACCAATCCTGGCGGCAGCTTTACTTGCTTCAAAAGGAGAAAATGTAATTAAAGAAGTCCCTAACTTAGCAGATGTTTATACCATAAATGAAGTACTAAAAAGTCTAAACGCTGATGTTACATATATACCAGAAGACAATACAGTATATATAGACGCAACAAAAGAACTTTCAAGTGAAGCTCAATTTGAATATGTCAGTAAAATGCGTGCATCGATTTTAGTGATGGGTTCTTTGCTTGCACGAAATGGCTTTGCACGAGTTGCTTTACCAGGTGGCTGTGCAATCGGTTCACGTCCAATTGAATTACATTTAAAAGGTTTTGAGGCAATGGGTGCAAAAATTTCATTTGGGCACGGTTATGTGGAAGCGAAGGTAGAGGGTCGTTTACAAGGTGCGAATGTATATTTGGATTTCCCAAGTGTCGGTGCAACAGAAAATATTATGACGGCTGCATCTTTAGCAAAAGGAACGACAGTAATTGAAAATGCAGCAAAAGAGCCTGAAATTGTAGATCTTGCAAACTTCATTAATAGTATGGGTGGCCGCGTTATCGGTGCAGGTACGAATACGATTCGTATTGAAGGTGTTGACACATTATATGGAGCAGAGCATTATATTATTCCTGACCGTATCGAAGCAGGTACATTTATGGTAGCAGCTGCGATTACAAAGGGTGATGTAACGATTGAAAATGCTGTGCCTGAACATATGACGGCTTTAATCGCAAAAATGCGTGAAATGGGCGTAGAAATTACAGAGCTTGATGAAGGAATACGTGTCCACGTACCGCAAACTTTAAAAGCTGTAGACATTAAAACAATGCCACACCCAGGCTTCCCAACAGATATGCAGTCGCAAATGATGGCGTTGATGTTAACCGCTGAAGGTACGAGTATTATTACAGAAACAGTCTTTGAAAATCGTTTTATGCACGTTGAAGAGTTCCGTCGCATGAATGCCGGAGCTAAAATCGAAGGACGTTCTGTGTTTATCGAAGGACCAGTAAACCTACAGGGAGCTGAGGTTATGGCAACAGATTTACGAGCAGCAGCAGCCCTAATTTTAGCAGGCCTTGTGTCTGAGGGAATAACACGAGTGACAAAACTCCATCACTTAGACCGTGGTTACGTAGACTTCCATGGCAAATTAGCATCACTAGGTGCAAACATTGAACGTGTATCAACAATGGATGTTACACCAAAAGAAAAAACGACAATCGAATTACCAGCAAACTAA
- the spoIID gene encoding stage II sporulation protein D, with product MMPVAFSERRIDDYSNNSPQKTENACEIFIEVEGQKEKIPLETYIVGVVAAEMPVSFDKEALKAQAIAARTYALKTTNYGKKAIAPTVARQVYYNKEQRKANWTSNFPGNEKKIVEAITETEGQVLLYNNELITAMFHSTSNGKTESAYGYSGNDLPYLQSVASMSDQASPKFATIKEWTLAEWSALWPVKWQANDFGRMQLFLNDSGRVERLQLGKNIWSGREVRTLLQLPSTDFKISYNKNTGKVQVATKGYGHGVGMSQYGADAMAREGKSASEILHYYYQQIEIKKIDACLK from the coding sequence ATGATGCCAGTAGCATTCAGTGAGAGACGTATCGATGATTATTCTAACAACTCCCCACAAAAGACGGAAAACGCCTGTGAAATATTCATAGAAGTGGAGGGACAAAAGGAAAAAATTCCTTTAGAAACGTATATAGTAGGTGTAGTGGCTGCAGAAATGCCCGTGTCCTTTGACAAAGAAGCTTTAAAAGCGCAAGCCATTGCCGCGAGAACCTATGCGCTGAAAACGACAAATTACGGTAAAAAAGCCATTGCACCTACTGTTGCAAGGCAAGTCTACTACAATAAAGAACAAAGAAAAGCCAATTGGACTAGCAATTTCCCGGGAAATGAAAAGAAAATTGTCGAAGCCATTACGGAAACAGAAGGACAAGTACTTTTATATAATAATGAACTAATTACGGCGATGTTTCACTCAACGAGCAATGGTAAAACAGAGAGTGCTTACGGTTACAGTGGAAATGACTTACCGTATTTACAAAGCGTTGCAAGTATGTCCGATCAAGCTTCTCCTAAGTTTGCAACAATAAAGGAATGGACGTTAGCTGAATGGAGTGCGCTGTGGCCAGTTAAATGGCAGGCGAATGATTTCGGTCGTATGCAATTGTTTCTCAATGATTCAGGACGTGTTGAGAGGCTACAATTGGGTAAAAATATATGGTCGGGGAGAGAGGTTAGAACACTCTTACAATTGCCATCAACAGATTTTAAGATTTCATATAATAAGAATACAGGCAAAGTTCAGGTAGCAACGAAAGGATATGGTCATGGTGTTGGTATGAGCCAGTACGGTGCAGATGCGATGGCACGTGAAGGAAAGAGCGCTTCAGAGATTTTACACTATTATTATCAACAAATTGAGATAAAAAAAATAGATGCATGTTTAAAATAG
- a CDS encoding M23 family metallopeptidase, with the protein MREDKNSKTSQNEKGQLQKKPWFWPAVYAGGALMLAGMLFGYNSLVTKEEAPLPDVAQVDPGPVVETNAKTETMKYPFKEAELSKVQVSQEFYDVEAKEESRENALMVFNQTFTTSSGISLSMNGEEFEVVAALSGKVLEVKLDAFTGNKIVLEHANGMQTQYSSVKDIAVKEGDEVAQGQALGKATDNEWNQAAGVHMHFEVLENGKYVNPKKFLGF; encoded by the coding sequence ATGAGAGAGGATAAAAATAGTAAAACTTCTCAAAATGAAAAAGGACAATTGCAGAAAAAACCTTGGTTTTGGCCGGCGGTATACGCAGGTGGTGCATTAATGTTAGCAGGTATGTTATTTGGTTACAATAGTCTCGTGACAAAAGAAGAAGCACCATTACCAGATGTAGCGCAAGTAGACCCAGGTCCAGTAGTTGAAACAAATGCAAAAACAGAAACAATGAAGTATCCATTCAAGGAAGCAGAGCTTAGTAAAGTACAAGTTTCACAGGAATTTTATGATGTAGAAGCAAAAGAAGAGTCACGTGAGAATGCCTTAATGGTATTCAATCAAACATTTACAACTTCATCAGGCATTTCCCTTTCTATGAATGGAGAGGAATTCGAAGTAGTTGCTGCGTTAAGTGGTAAAGTACTAGAAGTAAAACTAGATGCGTTCACAGGCAATAAAATCGTCTTGGAGCATGCGAATGGTATGCAAACGCAATATAGTTCTGTAAAAGACATCGCTGTGAAAGAAGGCGATGAAGTAGCACAAGGTCAGGCACTTGGAAAAGCGACTGACAATGAGTGGAATCAAGCAGCAGGCGTTCATATGCATTTTGAAGTACTAGAAAACGGCAAATACGTTAACCCGAAAAAATTCCTAGGATTTTAA
- a CDS encoding sporulation transcriptional regulator SpoIIID has protein sequence MHEHIRKRCIRLGELLIETRETVRVLAKMTGYSKSTVHKDLTERLPTIHEGLADQVKEILAYHKAVRHIRGGEATKNKWKERASQE, from the coding sequence GTGCACGAGCACATTCGGAAGCGCTGCATACGCCTCGGTGAATTATTGATTGAGACGCGTGAAACTGTGCGTGTCCTCGCGAAAATGACAGGTTACTCTAAAAGTACGGTGCACAAAGATTTAACTGAGCGATTACCAACAATTCATGAAGGATTAGCTGATCAAGTGAAAGAAATTCTCGCCTACCATAAAGCCGTACGTCATATTCGTGGAGGAGAGGCAACGAAAAACAAGTGGAAAGAAAGAGCGAGTCAAGAATGA
- a CDS encoding rod shape-determining protein, whose amino-acid sequence MFSKDIGIDLGTANVLIHVKGKGIVLNEPSVVAIDKKTNKVLAVGEEARQMVGRTPGNITAIRPLRDGVIADFDVTEAMLRHFINKLNLKGFLTKPRILICCPTNITSVEQKAIREAAEKSGGKKVYLEEEPKVAAIGAGMDIFQPSGNMVVDIGGGTTDIAVLSMGDIVTSESIKVAGDVFDNDILQYIKKEYKLLIGERTAEAIKITIGTVFKGGRNDSMDIRGRDMVTGLPRTITIHSEEIERALHESVAMIVQSAKNVLEKTPPELSADIIDRGVIITGGGALLHGMDQLLIEELKVPVFIAEHPMDCVAIGTGIMLENIDRVPASL is encoded by the coding sequence ATGTTTTCGAAGGATATAGGCATTGACTTAGGAACTGCGAACGTATTAATCCACGTTAAAGGTAAAGGAATCGTCCTAAACGAACCATCCGTGGTAGCAATAGATAAAAAGACGAATAAGGTATTAGCAGTAGGTGAAGAAGCTCGTCAAATGGTGGGTCGCACGCCCGGTAATATAACAGCAATTCGGCCATTACGCGATGGAGTAATTGCAGACTTTGATGTTACTGAAGCGATGCTTAGACATTTCATCAATAAATTAAATCTAAAAGGATTTTTAACAAAGCCACGTATATTGATTTGCTGTCCAACAAATATTACAAGTGTAGAGCAAAAAGCGATTCGCGAAGCTGCTGAAAAATCTGGTGGTAAAAAAGTATATTTAGAGGAAGAACCAAAAGTTGCGGCAATCGGAGCTGGGATGGATATTTTCCAACCAAGTGGGAATATGGTAGTGGATATCGGTGGTGGTACTACAGATATCGCAGTTCTTTCTATGGGTGACATTGTAACAAGTGAGTCTATTAAGGTTGCGGGCGACGTTTTTGATAATGATATTTTACAATATATTAAAAAAGAATATAAATTGTTAATTGGTGAGCGTACAGCCGAAGCAATCAAAATCACCATTGGCACAGTCTTCAAAGGTGGACGTAACGACTCAATGGATATTCGCGGTCGTGATATGGTAACAGGCTTACCTCGTACAATTACGATTCATTCAGAGGAAATTGAACGTGCATTACATGAATCAGTAGCCATGATCGTACAATCGGCGAAAAACGTGCTAGAAAAAACACCGCCTGAGCTTTCAGCAGATATTATTGACCGAGGTGTCATTATTACTGGTGGTGGCGCATTATTACACGGAATGGACCAACTGTTAATCGAAGAGTTAAAAGTTCCAGTCTTTATTGCTGAACATCCAATGGATTGTGTTGCAATTGGCACTGGCATTATGTTAGAAAATATTGATCGTGTTCCAGCATCACTATAA
- a CDS encoding flagellar hook-basal body protein, with product MFKGFYTVATGMIAQQRRTELLTNNLSNASTPGFKADQSTIRSFPDMLMSSVGKTNAPANQQAGSQYMSQVGALNTGIYMQETLPNYIQGQIYSTDLTTDMALIDGNLPQNEDGVTGSIFFRLAHPDGGEAYTRNGNFTLDGQGYLVNGQGLYVLSDNGQRIQLPNDDFRLDQDGGIYVNNQQVARVGVSFAANPNMLRKQDNGLIRTENGEALPTAYGANGVSFTLGQNFLERSNVDSGRTMTDLMTAYRAFEANQKVLQAYDRSMEKAVNEIGKI from the coding sequence TTGTTTAAAGGGTTTTATACAGTAGCAACAGGTATGATAGCACAACAAAGACGAACAGAATTACTGACAAACAACTTATCAAATGCAAGTACGCCTGGATTTAAGGCAGATCAATCTACCATCCGTTCGTTTCCAGATATGCTAATGTCCAGCGTAGGAAAAACAAATGCACCTGCCAATCAGCAAGCTGGCTCACAGTATATGAGTCAAGTTGGTGCACTCAATACAGGGATATATATGCAAGAAACATTGCCAAATTACATACAAGGTCAAATCTATAGCACGGATTTAACGACAGATATGGCCCTTATCGATGGAAACTTACCTCAAAATGAAGATGGTGTCACTGGTTCAATTTTCTTCCGTTTAGCACATCCAGACGGCGGAGAAGCCTACACACGTAACGGAAATTTCACATTAGATGGTCAAGGCTATTTAGTAAATGGTCAAGGTCTCTACGTGTTATCTGACAATGGACAACGCATCCAGCTACCAAATGATGATTTCCGTCTTGATCAGGACGGTGGCATTTATGTGAATAACCAGCAAGTAGCGCGCGTAGGTGTATCATTTGCAGCCAATCCGAACATGCTACGTAAACAAGATAATGGCTTAATTCGTACAGAAAATGGTGAAGCCTTACCGACTGCTTACGGTGCAAATGGTGTATCGTTTACATTAGGACAAAATTTTTTAGAACGCTCAAACGTAGACTCTGGACGCACAATGACAGATTTAATGACAGCATACCGAGCTTTTGAAGCAAACCAAAAAGTGTTGCAAGCGTATGATCGAAGTATGGAAAAGGCTGTAAATGAAATCGGTAAAATATAA
- a CDS encoding flagellar hook-basal body protein, whose amino-acid sequence MLRTMITATNTMGQLQNKLDTISNNIANSGTHGYKTRQATFNELMYQQFNNDKQDPTVRQSPVGIRYGSGAQLGQIQTNHKQGSLQTTDRDLDLAFTKPKQYFNILMPDGENGTKTVYTRQGDFYLSPLNNGTVMLVNTDGYPVADANGQPITLPDNAKGFVVRNGGMLEATYPNGDVIRTDLAVTEFQKPQLMEHISGTYVGLPDNLAELGYTQAEVVTELQGANRQQIGMQNEALELSNVSLSKEMTDLIETQRAYQFNARAVTLADQMLGLINGVR is encoded by the coding sequence ATGCTACGAACAATGATTACCGCAACAAATACGATGGGGCAATTGCAAAATAAATTAGATACAATTAGTAATAATATTGCTAATAGTGGAACGCATGGCTATAAAACACGACAAGCGACGTTCAACGAACTTATGTATCAGCAATTTAATAATGATAAACAGGACCCAACTGTGCGTCAATCACCAGTAGGTATCCGTTATGGCTCTGGAGCACAGCTTGGACAAATTCAAACAAATCATAAGCAAGGTTCACTTCAAACAACAGATCGCGATTTGGATCTTGCTTTTACAAAACCAAAGCAATATTTCAACATTTTAATGCCAGATGGTGAAAATGGCACAAAAACAGTGTATACTCGTCAAGGTGACTTTTATTTATCACCTTTAAATAATGGAACGGTGATGCTTGTCAATACAGATGGTTATCCAGTGGCAGATGCAAATGGACAGCCGATTACATTACCTGATAATGCAAAAGGTTTTGTTGTCCGCAATGGAGGTATGTTAGAAGCTACATATCCAAATGGTGATGTTATTCGTACGGATTTAGCAGTAACGGAATTCCAAAAGCCGCAACTAATGGAGCATATTTCTGGTACATATGTAGGCTTACCAGATAACTTAGCAGAGCTAGGATATACACAAGCAGAAGTTGTAACAGAGTTACAAGGAGCAAATCGTCAACAAATCGGCATGCAAAATGAAGCACTCGAATTATCGAATGTGAGCTTGTCGAAGGAAATGACAGATTTAATCGAAACGCAACGTGCTTATCAATTTAATGCAAGAGCCGTAACACTAGCTGACCAAATGCTAGGGCTTATTAATGGTGTTAGATAA
- a CDS encoding DNA-directed RNA polymerase subunit beta, whose amino-acid sequence MTNDSRRRSVPTQETETPPEEKGRRSNGEQREVRWVQIRLIPIWLRVVLVLVLIVVAAILGTMVGYSVIGQGKTMDVFKLETWQHIFDIMNGKE is encoded by the coding sequence ATGACAAACGATTCACGTCGACGTTCTGTGCCGACACAAGAAACCGAAACGCCACCAGAAGAGAAGGGACGTCGCTCAAATGGAGAGCAACGCGAGGTTCGATGGGTGCAAATACGGCTGATTCCGATTTGGTTACGAGTTGTACTTGTTCTTGTTTTAATCGTTGTTGCCGCTATTTTAGGTACAATGGTCGGCTACAGTGTAATTGGTCAAGGAAAAACAATGGATGTCTTTAAATTAGAAACATGGCAGCATATATTTGACATTATGAATGGTAAAGAATAA
- the fabZ gene encoding 3-hydroxyacyl-ACP dehydratase FabZ gives MLTAEQIQEILPHRYPFLFVDRIVELEVGKRAVGIKNVSINEDFFNGHFPGYPVMPGVLIVEALAQVGGVALLKSEQYQGRLVFLTGIDNARFKRQVIPGDQLRLEVEFVKLRGVMGKGHAVATVDGELVCEADILFAIGPEQPKQP, from the coding sequence ATGTTAACAGCAGAGCAAATTCAAGAAATTTTACCACACCGTTATCCATTTTTATTTGTAGATCGTATTGTGGAATTAGAAGTAGGCAAGCGTGCAGTAGGTATCAAAAATGTATCGATTAACGAAGATTTCTTTAATGGACATTTTCCAGGATATCCTGTTATGCCAGGTGTTTTAATTGTTGAGGCATTGGCGCAAGTAGGTGGCGTAGCCTTATTAAAATCAGAACAATACCAAGGACGTTTAGTATTTTTAACAGGAATTGATAACGCTCGTTTTAAACGCCAAGTAATACCGGGAGATCAGCTACGATTAGAAGTAGAATTCGTTAAACTGCGCGGTGTAATGGGCAAAGGACATGCTGTAGCTACCGTTGATGGCGAGCTAGTTTGTGAGGCAGATATTTTATTTGCAATAGGACCTGAACAACCAAAACAGCCTTAA
- a CDS encoding nuclease-related domain-containing protein translates to MNLVMREKPLKLLWYEALLRRLCDGDRDANYYSEQFRRLDAGFAGEKRVDREWHELVCPNTFAVLHNVVLVNAAQHFHQVDTLFICKHFMFVVEIKNIHGRLDFDATTHQCTRTKSDGTVEGFANPITQILRHMQFIKIISKNYSLPIEGAVILSNPSAIIANHPKSVPIFHVSGLQSHVQTLFEKYPTPILTNEQLTRFVQLIRAQHQPQEILPRIDTSRFRHGVLCPKCRYKNQMHFYRGGWKCLACHYTSTEIFAEALQDYRLLVSRTITNSQLRAFFGITSSDAANRLLRKFQFPSTGTYKNRIYYLPDNLIEYMKPFF, encoded by the coding sequence ATGAATTTAGTCATGCGTGAGAAGCCGTTAAAGTTGTTATGGTATGAGGCTTTACTACGACGCTTATGTGATGGAGATCGAGATGCTAACTATTATAGCGAGCAATTTCGAAGGCTTGATGCTGGCTTTGCTGGTGAAAAACGAGTAGACCGAGAATGGCATGAATTAGTATGTCCAAATACTTTTGCTGTATTGCATAATGTTGTACTTGTCAATGCAGCACAGCATTTTCACCAAGTTGATACACTTTTTATTTGTAAGCATTTTATGTTCGTTGTGGAAATTAAAAATATACACGGTCGTCTGGATTTTGATGCTACGACACATCAATGCACACGCACAAAATCTGATGGCACAGTGGAAGGTTTTGCAAATCCTATTACGCAAATTCTACGTCATATGCAATTCATAAAAATTATATCTAAAAATTATTCTCTCCCCATTGAAGGTGCAGTTATTTTGTCTAATCCATCAGCTATAATTGCAAATCATCCAAAATCCGTCCCTATTTTCCATGTGTCAGGGCTACAAAGCCATGTCCAAACTCTTTTTGAAAAGTATCCAACACCTATTTTAACGAATGAGCAATTAACCCGTTTTGTACAACTAATTAGAGCGCAGCATCAACCTCAAGAAATACTTCCTCGTATAGATACTTCGAGATTCCGACATGGCGTACTTTGCCCAAAATGCCGATACAAAAATCAAATGCACTTTTACAGAGGCGGTTGGAAGTGTCTAGCATGTCACTATACAAGCACCGAAATTTTTGCAGAAGCCTTGCAAGATTATCGATTGCTCGTAAGTCGTACAATTACCAATAGTCAATTGCGTGCGTTTTTCGGTATTACTTCTAGTGATGCTGCTAATCGTTTATTACGGAAATTTCAATTTCCTAGCACTGGTACTTATAAAAATCGAATCTACTATCTTCCTGATAATTTAATAGAATATATGAAACCATTTTTTTAA